A portion of the Eubacterium maltosivorans genome contains these proteins:
- a CDS encoding GntR family transcriptional regulator — protein sequence MEAKLYKGVQNDLKKKIERGIYPEGYKLESENSLCAQYNVSKVTLRKALSNLIEENYIESRPRVGYFVKAAERGIYHLSYSLSNVLNTYISDEEILSADFGGRENVNAFEMSKRYANDDDEWIALERIRIVFRHTLPGQKNTEKTRDYYKRHTEDILSLAETKKMTLEVSFGDEAVCNALEIFSNEALLTICEEYYDEYGKQFAEVRAYVPSDFAEVRASNKRKESGF from the coding sequence ATGGAAGCAAAGCTTTATAAGGGAGTACAAAACGATCTTAAAAAGAAAATTGAACGGGGAATCTATCCAGAAGGGTATAAGCTGGAAAGCGAGAACAGTCTCTGCGCCCAGTATAATGTCAGCAAGGTAACCTTGCGTAAGGCGCTCTCAAACCTTATTGAAGAAAATTATATTGAATCCAGACCACGGGTAGGGTATTTTGTAAAAGCGGCGGAACGCGGAATATATCATCTTAGCTACAGCCTGTCCAATGTGCTGAATACCTACATATCTGACGAGGAAATCTTGTCGGCGGATTTTGGCGGGAGAGAGAATGTCAATGCGTTTGAGATGTCCAAGCGTTATGCCAACGATGACGACGAGTGGATCGCCCTTGAGCGGATCCGGATTGTTTTCAGGCACACTCTGCCCGGTCAAAAAAATACGGAAAAGACGCGTGATTATTATAAAAGGCATACCGAGGATATCCTGTCCCTTGCTGAGACAAAAAAGATGACCTTGGAAGTGTCCTTTGGCGACGAGGCTGTCTGCAATGCTCTGGAAATTTTTTCGAATGAGGCATTGCTAACAATCTGTGAAGAATACTATGATGAATATGGAAAACAGTTTGCAGAAGTGAGGGCATATGTGCCGTCGGATTTTGCAGAGGTGAGGGCATCTAACAAAAGAAAGGAATCTGGTTTTTAA
- a CDS encoding DMT family transporter: MDVKEKLYQKNLSIAKRGLLWGLMGGLLYGISPMFQTLGMGTEPLSSGAVLGLCAIPMIVGCLQDFSSGIWVLIPNLKNGKGKEYVRSVKTKPGRFILLASLFGGLIAMAGFTLGVYFAGPVYPVAISATFPAIGAVLSRIFLKEKISGRGWCGILLCVAGAITVSWAPPSGDAYPNFYLGIACAVLASVGWSLEGIISCAGMDFVDPEIALGIRQFASGTMFLFVLPFVASGVNLKAFGLLFSTLPSMAFVFIAIAGFGAGIGYFYYYKCNNVCGASRGMSLNIIYTLVSAVLSVVFLGSTITATFIIGIIVLLSGALMVVGKPSELLSLRDIS; the protein is encoded by the coding sequence ATGGACGTTAAAGAAAAATTATATCAAAAAAACCTTTCCATTGCAAAACGGGGGCTGCTCTGGGGGCTTATGGGAGGGCTTCTGTATGGTATCAGCCCGATGTTTCAAACACTGGGGATGGGCACCGAACCTTTGAGCAGCGGCGCTGTTCTGGGCCTGTGCGCCATACCCATGATCGTGGGATGTCTTCAGGACTTTTCATCCGGGATATGGGTTTTAATTCCGAACCTGAAAAATGGGAAGGGAAAGGAGTATGTCCGCTCCGTAAAAACTAAACCCGGCCGTTTCATTCTGCTGGCCTCACTCTTCGGAGGGCTCATTGCCATGGCGGGCTTTACGCTCGGCGTTTACTTTGCAGGGCCAGTGTATCCGGTAGCCATCAGCGCGACCTTTCCTGCCATCGGAGCGGTATTATCACGGATATTTTTAAAGGAAAAAATTTCGGGCCGCGGCTGGTGCGGAATTCTGCTGTGTGTGGCCGGTGCCATCACAGTCAGCTGGGCGCCGCCGTCAGGGGACGCTTATCCGAATTTCTATCTTGGAATCGCCTGCGCAGTGCTGGCTTCTGTGGGCTGGTCCCTCGAGGGGATTATCTCCTGTGCTGGAATGGATTTTGTGGATCCTGAGATCGCCCTTGGCATCCGCCAGTTTGCATCGGGAACCATGTTCCTGTTTGTGCTGCCCTTTGTGGCCAGCGGTGTCAATCTGAAAGCCTTTGGCCTGTTGTTTTCAACACTGCCCAGCATGGCCTTTGTGTTTATCGCCATCGCGGGATTTGGAGCAGGTATCGGATATTTTTACTATTATAAGTGTAACAATGTCTGTGGCGCGTCAAGGGGGATGTCGCTGAATATTATTTATACGCTGGTTTCTGCGGTCTTATCGGTTGTTTTCCTCGGAAGCACCATCACAGCGACCTTTATCATTGGAATTATTGTTTTACTCTCCGGAGCGCTTATGGTGGTGGGAAAACCGTCAGAGCTGCTCTCGTTAAGAGATATCAGTTAG
- a CDS encoding trimethylamine methyltransferase family protein: MSHILKKKDLETIYDKVVEILEQIGITFGTKKALELLAKNGAKIEGDKAFIPKALLERCLESLPKYDYENQGPKRITATSPFGMVPTILDDETGVYRSGTVEDVVKMYKLTQTSDLYECASPCVIDPVDNDADDLYVGQIAMLLRYSDKWPSVGIRATAQNSKDGNLYQSARKSIRLIREFYDVWDEPVMGQSICPMSPLAYDWECLDNLTAAIEEKQNIILCPCSLTGLTGPASLLGLVIHDIAISLAGIVYAQLLSPGIDVSICSCSGATDMRSIQPAYGTVECVYIEGMLYEFAKYMQIGCTICGALSDSAKVDYQAGAESMLTTLMPYYASEINEVWCYPGLMSAWYCGSFEKLILDEEMMRNVNRALKGVNLKLDPKLMTSLTEAQEKNTFLQGKTPSAYRKDHYLTKIFSKYGVSQDISPEKNDVRLKVKMEIENRINQYQAPEITEDQKKLLQPYLPSKCSF; this comes from the coding sequence ATGAGCCATATTCTCAAAAAAAAGGATTTAGAAACAATATATGACAAAGTTGTTGAAATATTAGAACAAATCGGCATTACCTTTGGAACTAAAAAAGCCCTGGAACTGCTTGCGAAAAACGGTGCGAAAATCGAAGGCGACAAGGCCTTTATTCCAAAGGCGCTCCTGGAAAGATGTCTGGAAAGCCTTCCCAAATATGATTATGAAAACCAAGGGCCAAAAAGAATCACAGCGACTTCTCCCTTTGGTATGGTGCCCACCATTCTGGATGATGAGACCGGCGTGTACCGGAGCGGCACAGTGGAGGATGTTGTGAAAATGTATAAACTCACCCAAACCTCAGACCTTTATGAGTGCGCCAGCCCCTGCGTTATCGACCCTGTGGACAACGACGCGGACGATCTGTACGTCGGCCAGATTGCCATGCTCCTTCGCTACAGCGATAAATGGCCTTCGGTTGGGATAAGGGCAACAGCCCAGAACTCAAAGGACGGAAACCTGTACCAGAGCGCGCGTAAATCCATCCGGCTTATCCGTGAGTTTTACGACGTGTGGGACGAACCTGTAATGGGGCAGTCTATCTGCCCCATGTCCCCCCTTGCCTACGACTGGGAATGCCTTGATAATTTAACCGCCGCCATTGAGGAAAAACAGAACATCATTCTCTGCCCCTGCAGTCTGACTGGGCTGACCGGGCCGGCGAGCCTGCTGGGGCTGGTGATCCACGATATTGCCATCTCCCTGGCCGGAATCGTTTATGCTCAGCTGCTTTCTCCAGGGATTGACGTCTCCATCTGCTCCTGCTCGGGCGCGACAGATATGCGCAGCATTCAGCCAGCCTATGGAACCGTGGAATGTGTCTATATTGAGGGGATGCTTTACGAATTCGCGAAGTATATGCAGATCGGCTGCACAATCTGCGGAGCACTGTCCGATTCCGCAAAGGTGGATTACCAGGCAGGGGCGGAGAGCATGCTGACAACACTGATGCCGTATTACGCCTCTGAAATCAATGAGGTCTGGTGCTATCCCGGCCTTATGTCTGCCTGGTACTGCGGCAGCTTTGAAAAGCTCATTCTGGATGAGGAAATGATGCGCAACGTCAATCGGGCTCTTAAAGGTGTGAATTTGAAGCTGGACCCTAAGCTGATGACGAGTTTGACAGAAGCCCAGGAAAAGAACACCTTCCTTCAGGGAAAAACGCCTTCAGCATATAGAAAAGACCATTATTTGACTAAAATTTTCAGCAAATATGGCGTTTCCCAGGATATCAGTCCAGAAAAAAACGACGTCAGATTAAAGGTGAAAATGGAGATCGAAAACCGGATTAATCAATATCAGGCGCCGGAAATTACGGAAGACCAGAAAAAGCTTTTACAGCCTTACCTTCCTTCAAAATGTTCGTTTTAA
- a CDS encoding sensor domain-containing diguanylate cyclase: MGEKIRKRKAVIFVVTFLAVNLIALSIITVWESVSVNQRLTAHAEEIGAGFDEVMDSYERSFMIFAQMMGREIQNNPNPDILWDYLKSIDAPLLAIEGETFDGLYMYYQGRYLYSWDKPYSAYEETGYVATERPWYKDAVAGKGEIVFTPPYMSYANHYILTTISQLQPDGETVFAYDIKMGDIQKLVSSTLQYDNEQIMIFDQNGTVIGSTNTDYLGGSFDASLEDTAQALSLAQREKEALDATDEAELAKAEEKIQSAAAFYSFRQEINDSLTQVMETDQETITVKLGGSRYYAYLNRKDGYSSLVLVPVTSMLKGTLEVWLVPLLIVEILLIYLLGRISKEQRNRELRNAYIELGQTQRRLEIALSAAKKAAAIDELTGMMNDRSFQKEVTRTLDSMEPDETGILIMMDGDHFKEINDNYGHNMGDEVIKLSAKMIIGRIRVVDLASRLHGDEFAIFVSNTEDYAVARRIVADINNTIAREARKMNIPSITLSGGAVIARHGDTYVELSKAADKALYKAKESHDGGFSC; encoded by the coding sequence ATGGGGGAGAAAATCAGGAAAAGAAAAGCAGTTATTTTTGTGGTAACGTTTTTAGCGGTTAATCTAATAGCCCTGTCGATTATCACAGTTTGGGAGTCGGTTTCGGTCAACCAGCGGCTGACAGCTCACGCAGAGGAGATCGGGGCTGGATTTGATGAGGTCATGGACAGCTATGAGCGGTCCTTTATGATCTTTGCGCAGATGATGGGGCGGGAGATTCAGAACAATCCAAATCCGGATATTTTGTGGGATTACCTGAAAAGCATTGATGCGCCCCTGCTGGCCATTGAGGGCGAAACCTTTGACGGCTTGTATATGTACTACCAGGGGCGGTATCTCTACAGCTGGGACAAGCCCTATTCGGCCTACGAGGAGACAGGCTATGTGGCCACTGAGCGTCCCTGGTACAAGGACGCGGTAGCGGGTAAGGGAGAGATTGTTTTTACACCGCCTTATATGAGCTACGCCAACCACTATATTCTGACAACTATTTCACAGCTGCAGCCAGACGGCGAGACCGTTTTTGCCTATGACATTAAAATGGGCGACATTCAGAAGCTCGTTTCGTCCACGCTTCAATATGACAACGAGCAGATTATGATCTTTGATCAGAATGGAACAGTCATTGGAAGCACCAATACCGATTATCTGGGCGGCAGCTTCGACGCCAGTCTGGAGGACACTGCCCAGGCGTTATCACTGGCGCAGAGGGAAAAAGAAGCCCTTGACGCCACGGATGAGGCAGAGCTGGCCAAGGCTGAGGAAAAGATTCAGTCGGCCGCTGCCTTTTACAGCTTCAGGCAGGAGATAAACGACAGTTTGACCCAGGTGATGGAGACAGATCAGGAAACCATTACTGTCAAGCTGGGTGGCAGCCGCTATTACGCTTACCTGAACAGGAAAGACGGATATAGCAGCCTGGTGCTTGTTCCGGTGACGTCAATGCTGAAGGGCACCCTTGAGGTCTGGCTGGTTCCCCTGCTGATCGTGGAAATACTGCTGATCTATTTGCTGGGGCGCATTAGCAAGGAGCAGAGAAACCGCGAGCTTAGAAATGCCTATATCGAGCTGGGCCAGACCCAGCGGCGGCTCGAGATCGCCCTGTCGGCCGCCAAGAAGGCCGCGGCCATCGACGAGCTGACTGGCATGATGAACGACCGATCCTTCCAGAAGGAGGTAACCAGAACGCTGGACAGTATGGAGCCGGATGAAACCGGTATTCTGATCATGATGGATGGTGACCATTTTAAAGAGATTAACGATAATTACGGCCACAATATGGGAGATGAGGTCATAAAGCTTTCGGCCAAGATGATCATCGGCCGTATCCGGGTTGTGGATCTGGCTTCGCGGCTGCATGGCGATGAGTTTGCAATCTTCGTGTCGAATACTGAGGATTATGCAGTCGCCAGGCGGATCGTGGCCGATATAAACAACACCATCGCGCGAGAAGCCAGAAAAATGAATATTCCGTCTATCACCCTGTCGGGCGGCGCAGTTATTGCCAGACACGGTGATACCTATGTCGAGCTTTCAAAGGCTGCGGACAAGGCTTTATATAAGGCCAAGGAAAGCCACGACGGCGGTTTTTCCTGCTGA
- a CDS encoding helix-turn-helix domain-containing protein translates to MMKLECEQPYCNYIEVLHRDDEKTIYRMNCGDGDGIMVCYPVFDGVELYYNDFQAFRCSEPGNRPGTNFLEINHCRKGRYECRFKNHFAYLSEGDLAIIGWDFPCDASRFPLGYYNGIEILIDIAHAQEHLSCVLEGIEIDLDRLRQKLSGNGGCFVLRATKEIEHIFDELYHVDPRIQKGYFRIKVLELLLFLSITPFDSERGRRRYLSARQARVVEQIHDVLTQNLDQNITLEDLSKRFDIGMTTMKNCFRAVYGKPINTWRREYRLHVAARMLRETGKSVLEIANSVGYENPSKFSDAFRKQMGVLPLEYRKNN, encoded by the coding sequence ATGATGAAGCTTGAGTGCGAACAGCCATACTGTAATTATATTGAAGTCCTCCACCGGGATGATGAAAAAACCATTTACCGCATGAACTGCGGTGATGGCGACGGAATTATGGTCTGTTATCCGGTTTTTGACGGAGTGGAGCTTTATTACAATGATTTTCAGGCCTTTCGTTGCAGCGAGCCCGGCAATCGTCCTGGCACCAATTTCCTCGAAATAAACCACTGCCGTAAGGGTCGCTACGAATGCCGTTTTAAGAATCACTTTGCCTACCTCAGCGAAGGGGATTTAGCCATCATAGGCTGGGATTTTCCCTGTGACGCTTCCCGCTTCCCCCTCGGCTATTATAACGGCATTGAAATTCTTATCGACATTGCCCATGCCCAGGAGCACCTTTCCTGTGTGCTTGAGGGGATCGAAATTGACCTGGACAGGCTGAGACAAAAGCTCTCAGGCAACGGGGGGTGCTTTGTACTGCGGGCCACCAAGGAGATCGAGCACATCTTTGACGAGCTCTACCATGTGGACCCGCGGATACAAAAGGGCTATTTCAGAATCAAGGTGTTGGAGCTGCTGCTCTTTCTGAGTATTACTCCTTTTGACAGCGAAAGGGGCCGGCGGCGGTACCTTTCGGCCCGCCAGGCGCGTGTGGTGGAGCAGATACACGATGTCCTCACCCAAAATCTGGACCAGAACATCACCCTTGAGGATCTGTCAAAGCGCTTTGACATTGGCATGACCACCATGAAGAACTGCTTCCGGGCCGTGTATGGAAAACCCATCAATACCTGGCGCAGAGAGTACCGCCTGCATGTGGCGGCCCGGATGCTCAGAGAGACAGGCAAGAGCGTCCTGGAAATCGCCAACAGTGTGGGCTATGAGAATCCCAGTAAATTCTCCGACGCCTTCAGAAAACAGATGGGCGTCCTGCCCCTTGAGTACCGGAAAAATAATTGA
- a CDS encoding ABC transporter ATP-binding protein, giving the protein MMQPQKEARRGLFSYAGKYKALSVCACILSGVSAVLVLMPFICIWQVVREIFAVLPNVGQAQNLSYYGWLAVAFALAGIITYFAALMCSHLAAFRTARNMRSEALHHIVRLPLGYFNQNSSGRLRRIIDESAGQTEAFLAHMLPDLAGAIVTPFAMLAILLIFDWRLGLVSLVPMIIGFIILSRMMGTSMNTSMQQYQNALEDMNSEAVEYVRGIPVVKTFQQSVYSFKNFHAAIKRYSSWAVDYTLKCRLPMCGFTVSVNGVFAFLIPAGILLIASAVDHKTFLLNFIFYVLFTPVVTVMMTRIMFSGENALMARDAARRIETILLEKPLEEPAVPVKPEGAGIVFDQVRFTYSGSDTPAIDGVSFEIPEGATVAMVGPSGGGKTTAASLIPRFWDVQEGRVCVGGVDVRQIATSDLMDQVSFVFQNTRLQKASLLENIRSARPDAPAEAVLAAARAARCEDIFEKLPQGIDTVVGTKGLYLSGGEAQRIALARAILKDAPIVLLDEATAFADPENEYQIQKAFEELTRGKTVLMIAHRLTTVRHADCILVMANGRITEQGTHEALLEKGGAYAAMWKDYQSTEAWKIKGKEAA; this is encoded by the coding sequence ATGATGCAACCACAAAAAGAGGCCCGGCGGGGGCTGTTTTCGTACGCGGGAAAGTATAAAGCCCTGTCCGTCTGTGCCTGTATTTTATCCGGGGTCAGCGCGGTTCTGGTCCTCATGCCCTTTATCTGCATCTGGCAGGTGGTGAGGGAAATTTTCGCGGTGCTGCCCAACGTGGGGCAGGCTCAGAATCTGAGTTACTATGGCTGGCTGGCCGTGGCCTTTGCCCTGGCAGGAATCATTACTTATTTTGCAGCCCTGATGTGTTCGCACCTGGCAGCTTTCAGAACAGCGCGCAATATGCGCAGCGAGGCGCTGCACCACATTGTCAGGCTGCCGCTGGGCTATTTTAACCAGAACAGCAGCGGCAGGCTCCGCCGTATCATAGACGAGAGCGCAGGGCAGACCGAGGCCTTTCTGGCCCACATGCTGCCCGATCTGGCGGGGGCCATTGTGACACCCTTTGCCATGCTGGCTATTCTGCTCATCTTTGACTGGCGGCTGGGCCTGGTGAGTCTGGTGCCCATGATCATTGGCTTTATTATCCTGTCACGGATGATGGGGACCAGCATGAACACATCCATGCAGCAGTACCAGAACGCCCTTGAGGACATGAACTCAGAGGCTGTGGAGTATGTGCGGGGTATTCCGGTGGTCAAGACCTTCCAGCAGAGCGTTTATTCCTTTAAGAATTTTCACGCAGCCATCAAGCGCTATAGCTCCTGGGCAGTGGATTACACCCTTAAATGCCGTTTGCCCATGTGCGGCTTTACCGTGTCGGTCAACGGCGTTTTCGCCTTTCTGATCCCGGCGGGAATCCTGCTGATTGCCAGTGCGGTGGACCACAAAACCTTTTTGCTGAATTTTATTTTCTATGTCCTGTTTACACCGGTCGTCACAGTCATGATGACAAGGATCATGTTCTCGGGGGAAAATGCCCTGATGGCCCGCGACGCGGCAAGGCGTATCGAAACGATACTCCTTGAAAAGCCTCTTGAAGAACCGGCAGTGCCTGTCAAGCCAGAGGGGGCGGGCATCGTGTTTGATCAGGTGCGCTTCACCTATTCAGGAAGCGATACCCCAGCCATCGACGGCGTCAGCTTTGAAATTCCAGAAGGCGCCACTGTGGCCATGGTCGGCCCCTCCGGCGGCGGCAAGACGACAGCGGCCAGCCTGATTCCCCGTTTCTGGGATGTGCAGGAGGGACGTGTCTGCGTCGGCGGTGTGGATGTTCGCCAGATCGCTACCAGCGATCTCATGGACCAGGTATCCTTTGTATTCCAGAACACAAGGCTTCAGAAGGCCAGCCTGCTCGAAAATATCCGCAGTGCCCGGCCCGACGCGCCGGCAGAGGCTGTGCTGGCAGCTGCCCGTGCCGCCAGATGTGAGGATATTTTTGAAAAGCTGCCCCAGGGTATCGACACCGTTGTGGGGACCAAAGGTCTTTATTTGTCTGGCGGCGAAGCCCAGCGGATCGCTCTGGCGCGCGCCATTCTGAAAGACGCGCCCATCGTGCTTCTGGATGAGGCCACTGCTTTTGCCGATCCCGAGAATGAATACCAGATCCAGAAAGCTTTTGAGGAGCTGACAAGAGGGAAAACCGTTCTGATGATCGCCCACAGGCTGACCACCGTCCGGCATGCCGACTGCATTCTGGTCATGGCAAACGGTAGGATCACAGAACAGGGAACCCATGAAGCGCTGCTTGAAAAGGGCGGTGCCTACGCCGCCATGTGGAAGGACTACCAGAGCACAGAAGCCTGGAAGATAAAAGGAAAGGAGGCAGCCTGA
- a CDS encoding ABC transporter ATP-binding protein, whose protein sequence is MTAYFQKKFALSEQGARDLVKAVFACTLTDVILMLPIGLLYLVATELVSPLIGGNAPAPSLWFYIVGSVIVLALIFIFEYIQYNKTFLASYAESANMRIRLAEKLRRLPLSFFGKRDLSDLTTTIMADCAAMETAFSHYIPEFIGAVASVILAGAGLFVMDWRMALALLWVLPVVLLIMALSRAQQNKVGRQHNKVKLDCADNIQECIETVREIKANNQESRYLKKLDDLLGRNEKIQIKAELNTAMFVVTSQMLLRVGIATVVLVGSVLLVSGQTDFLTFLVFLIAATRVFDPLSGALVNLAAIYATMLTVERMKEIEEQPVQEGSEQADYQGYDIVFDQVGFAYNSGKTVLEDVSFTACQGQVTALVGPSGGGKSTAAKLAARFWDIQKGRITVGGTDISTVEPETLLKNFSIVFQDVVLFNNTVLENIRIGRRNATDEEVLAAARAAQCDAFVMKMPDGYQTKIGENGSVLSGGERQRISIARALLKDAPVILLDEATASLDVENESQIQRAISNLVKNKTVLIIAHRMRTVAGADKVVVLENGRVAQQGTPEALMEQGGLYRHMVELQQQSEDWAI, encoded by the coding sequence ATGACTGCTTATTTTCAGAAAAAGTTTGCCCTGAGCGAGCAGGGCGCAAGGGATCTGGTCAAGGCGGTTTTTGCCTGCACCCTGACCGATGTGATCCTCATGCTGCCCATTGGCCTTTTATACTTAGTCGCGACAGAGCTGGTTTCGCCCCTCATCGGGGGGAATGCTCCGGCGCCAAGCCTGTGGTTTTATATTGTCGGCTCGGTGATTGTCCTGGCACTGATCTTTATTTTTGAGTACATCCAGTACAACAAGACCTTTCTGGCATCCTACGCCGAGAGCGCGAACATGCGTATCCGGCTGGCAGAAAAGCTGCGGCGCCTGCCGTTATCCTTTTTCGGCAAGCGTGATCTGTCCGACTTAACCACCACCATCATGGCCGACTGCGCCGCTATGGAGACAGCTTTTTCCCATTATATCCCTGAGTTTATCGGGGCAGTAGCATCAGTCATTCTGGCCGGTGCCGGGCTGTTCGTCATGGACTGGCGCATGGCACTGGCGCTATTGTGGGTGCTGCCTGTGGTGCTTCTCATCATGGCGCTGAGCCGGGCACAGCAGAACAAGGTGGGCCGGCAGCACAACAAGGTAAAGCTGGACTGTGCCGACAATATACAGGAATGTATCGAAACTGTAAGGGAGATCAAGGCGAACAATCAGGAAAGCCGTTATCTGAAAAAACTTGACGACCTGCTGGGCAGAAATGAGAAAATCCAGATCAAGGCTGAGCTCAATACTGCCATGTTCGTAGTGACCTCCCAGATGCTGCTGCGTGTGGGCATTGCCACCGTGGTGCTTGTGGGATCAGTACTTCTGGTCAGCGGCCAGACCGACTTTCTGACCTTTCTGGTATTTTTGATTGCGGCGACCCGTGTCTTTGACCCCTTATCCGGCGCACTGGTTAACCTGGCGGCCATCTACGCGACCATGCTCACAGTGGAACGCATGAAGGAGATCGAGGAACAGCCAGTCCAGGAGGGCAGCGAGCAGGCAGACTACCAGGGCTATGACATTGTCTTTGATCAGGTGGGCTTTGCCTACAACAGTGGGAAAACCGTGCTCGAGGATGTATCCTTCACAGCTTGCCAGGGTCAGGTAACTGCTCTGGTGGGGCCTTCCGGCGGAGGTAAGAGCACCGCGGCCAAGCTGGCCGCCCGTTTCTGGGATATTCAGAAAGGGCGGATTACCGTGGGCGGTACAGACATCAGCACTGTAGAGCCTGAAACGCTGCTGAAAAATTTTTCCATTGTTTTTCAGGATGTGGTACTCTTTAACAACACCGTACTCGAAAATATCCGTATTGGACGGAGGAACGCCACCGACGAGGAAGTGCTGGCCGCGGCACGCGCCGCTCAGTGCGACGCTTTCGTCATGAAGATGCCCGACGGCTATCAGACCAAAATCGGTGAGAATGGATCGGTTCTTTCCGGCGGAGAGCGCCAGCGCATCTCCATTGCCCGGGCGCTGCTCAAGGACGCGCCGGTCATCCTCCTGGATGAGGCCACCGCCTCGCTGGATGTCGAAAATGAGTCCCAGATCCAGCGGGCCATCTCCAACCTGGTTAAAAACAAAACCGTGCTCATCATTGCCCACCGCATGCGCACCGTGGCCGGGGCTGACAAAGTTGTCGTCCTGGAAAACGGCCGGGTCGCACAGCAGGGAACGCCGGAAGCCCTCATGGAACAGGGCGGCCTGTACCGCCATATGGTCGAGCTCCAGCAGCAAAGCGAGGACTGGGCCATCTGA